The segment GTCTGATCCCGGACCACTCCCTGAGATCTTTCCGGACATAAGACGACCTGTTGGCCACGATAACCTCATGGCCCATTTTGAAAAGCAACGGATAGAGTTTTTGGCAATGACTCTCAACTCCTCCCGGGATATCCGGAACTCCTCGAGTACCAGCGACATAAATTTTCATACGGTTGTCCCAATAGGCTTGTGCGGCATTATAAGATTCAGTTATCGCAACGAGTAGACAGGCTATGAGACTCATTTCTATCTTCCTTGTGTTCAATATTGGTTAACGTTCTGAACATTTATCGTTAATTTTCTGTCCGTTCTAACCCTCGGCAAGCTCGGAGGACCCTTTGCTGCGGCAGGAAATAAACAGACACTTTCTCAAGAGTGGAGGAGATCCACACGAGGAAGTGGGCAATGGCAGGGAAGAGGAAGAATTATCCGCAGGAATTCAGGGATGCTTCGGTGATGCCGGGGAGGGAACAGGGGTACAAAACAATAGAGGCAGCGGGGATTACTTGACCACCTCGGAGTACACTGTTTTTTCAGAAGCAAATGTCTCTGCTGTAAAGTGAAAGCGGACAGAAATCCGCTGGGAGAGGTGCAAAAATTTCCGGCTGTCTACCCTCATTCTCAGTCCCGGCTGTCCCACCAGGATGATGTTGGGCAGATGCTGCCCCCCTTCCTGGAGATTTGAAAGCATCCTGATCTCCTCAAGGAGATCATCCGCAAGGCTCCGGTTCTCATCAATGATCAGAAATGTTGCCGCACCACCCTTGTATCTTCGCCGGAGAAAGTCGTGAATGATTTCCAGTTTTTTCACCTTGCCGGGTTCGTCGGCCTCCAGCGAGAATTCATTGCGAATCGAGTCGATGAACCGGTTCTGATCATGGTTGTTGTATACTGAGCGACAAACTGCACTTTCCGGGGCATCCGGCTCAATGCGTTATCCGGTTCAGGACCAGACCGATAATTTTCTCCCGGTCGAACAGCCCGAGGGCCCTCTTGATGTCCCTGCGTGATGTTTTGCCGACGGAAACAACCATAACAATGCCGTCAACAAAGGGGGAAAATGCTAAGGCATCAGCCCTGTCCAGCACCGGCGGCACATCAAACAGGACATAACGTTCCTCGTATCTGTTCTTCATTTCATCAACCAGGTGTCCCATTCGTTTTGATCCGAGAAATTCGGTGCTGTCAGGAAGATCTTGGCCGCCTGAGATGACCGTAAGCTTTTCTATCCCCGGCCAGACGATGAGTTCGGAAAGGGCCTTGTTATCCGTCAGATAATCGGCAAGACCCATCCGTGATTCATACCCGAAGCATTTATGGATCTTCTGGCTGCGAAGGTCGCAATCAACCAGCAGGACGGTCTGATGGAGTTCCCTGGCAAAGGTCACGGCCAGGTTAGCCGAGGTCAGGGAGGAGCCGTCACCTTCTCTCACCCCGGTGATCATGATGGTATTTTTGCGATCCCCCTCGGTTTTCTGCTGAATCTGTTTTTTCAGCATCTTGTAGGAATTCGTTGCCTCGGCATCGGGGAAAATGCTGACGCACCGGTTCTTCTCGAGGACATCCGGAACAAAGCGAACGTGGCGGGATTTACTGTATTCCGGCAGATTCACCACCGCGTCAAATGCCGATCCGTCTTCACCGCCTGCTGCCTTTTGCCCGGGTGTTTCTGCAAACATGTTGCCCCGATTCGCCTTTGCCTTATCAAGTGTTGCCTGAATTTTCATTCTCTCCGTCCTTTGTCACGATTATTTTGGATATGCCTGTCAATGATTCTCCGGTTTACTGCGCTTGACCTTTTCTATATGGCCACACGCCGCATAAATTTCGCCATCACGATATCAATATCCATCACTAAGAAATGAACCAGAAGTAAGCTGCAGACACCGATTACCAGAACCGCCAAGCCGAGATTCAATTTCCTGGTTTTATAATGTTTTGCATCCTCCTGAGTCACAATTTGCGGGATCATCGCCAGTACCGGGATATCCGTCAATGAAGTGAGCGAATCAATGTTCCAGATGCTGGGGTCCGTCTGTTCCCGGAAAACAGCCAGCCCGACGCCGGTAATACCCCCGACGACAACACCTATGAAAATGATCATCCAGACATTTGGCTTGTAGGGTTTTTCAGGGACCACTGCCGGATCGATCAGGGTGAACCTTTCGCCCTTGTGCTCTCTTTCAAGCCCCTTGGCAACATTCGCCTCCATATACTTGCCCATCAAATCGTCATATTTGGTCCGGGTATTGTCTCTTTCGCCGAGAAGGGCCTGATATTGACTCTGCACCGCCGGGGTTGCGGCAAGCCGACGATTGAACTCATTCTTCTGCTTTTCATACTCCGTCATCTGCCTTTCCAGTGAACCGATCTCCGTCCGGATTCCGGAGAGCTGGGTTGCAAAGTTGATATAGACGGGGTTGTCCGGTCGACCCACAGCTTCCTTGTCGCTCAGTTTTTGCTCAAGTTGTTCTTCCAGTTCGGTGATCTCAGCGCGCAATAAAATCACATCGGGATATTCCTTTGAAAAAGTCGTCTGCAGGTGGAGCAGCTTATCCTGAAGTTCCTCAAGCCGTCTCTTGTCCTCAAGTATCGGATCTACTGAAGCCAGCTGAATCTGCAACTCCCCCTCCCGTTCCTTGAGGCTGCTGAGCCTCGCCAGAGTTCGTTCAATATTCAATTCGACATTATTGATACTCTGCATGTTCACCTGGAAAAGTTCCGGGAGCTCGTTGACATGGTCCTCCTTGAAGGTCGCAATCGTGTCTTCCATCCGGGCAAGATCCGCTTTCACCCGCGTGAGTTCGTCTTCAAAGAATTCGCTCGCCTCCCGGACCTGCTTTTCCCGGACCTTGATGTTTTCCTCCAGGTACAAAGATGCGAGGACATTGGCAACGCGGTATATCTTCTCAGGGTTGTCGTTCCCCTGGTAGGAGAGGGTGAATGCAATGGTCGCAATCGTTGGTCGGCCCGTTCGCCGGTCAACGACTTCAACATCGACCTGCGAAAGCTCGATATCGTCACGCATCTGCTCGATAATCTCCTCTTTCGTCCAGGTATCTTTCAGGTCTTCGTAAAGACCGAACTCATCAATGATCGCCATCAACCTGGTCGCGCTCATGATCCTCTGATTGATCACCTGCAGGCGCTGCTCGGCAAAACTGGTGACCGTCGTCATCACGTATTCCAACGGGATCTCCTGCTGCTCGATGAGGATGGTGGACGTTGCTCTATAGACTCGGGGAGTAAACAGCGCCACCAGTATCGAGCAGGTGAGAATGACGAAAAAAGGAATGGCCAGGCTCCATTTCCTTCTTTTCAGAATTGCCAGGTAGTCTTTCAATGATTTCATGTTCAGAGTTTCCAAAACTTCCCCCAAAAGTTGATGATGAGTTTTCCACGGTTCAGATATTTAGAACCGCCCAATAACCGGCATCGACCAGTAAAGTCTGATCGCGACCTGATTTCGTTCCTTGTCGAGACTTTCGTCCTTGTCCTTGATGAATGTGTAGAGATATGACGCCTCCACGAATACGTTGTCCCTGATCTCATACGATA is part of the Pseudomonadota bacterium genome and harbors:
- a CDS encoding CpsD/CapB family tyrosine-protein kinase, producing the protein MKIQATLDKAKANRGNMFAETPGQKAAGGEDGSAFDAVVNLPEYSKSRHVRFVPDVLEKNRCVSIFPDAEATNSYKMLKKQIQQKTEGDRKNTIMITGVREGDGSSLTSANLAVTFARELHQTVLLVDCDLRSQKIHKCFGYESRMGLADYLTDNKALSELIVWPGIEKLTVISGGQDLPDSTEFLGSKRMGHLVDEMKNRYEERYVLFDVPPVLDRADALAFSPFVDGIVMVVSVGKTSRRDIKRALGLFDREKIIGLVLNRITH
- a CDS encoding ATP-binding protein; protein product: MEPDAPESAVCRSVYNNHDQNRFIDSIRNEFSLEADEPGKVKKLEIIHDFLRRRYKGGAATFLIIDENRSLADDLLEEIRMLSNLQEGGQHLPNIILVGQPGLRMRVDSRKFLHLSQRISVRFHFTAETFASEKTVYSEVVK
- a CDS encoding chain-length determining protein; the encoded protein is MKSLKDYLAILKRRKWSLAIPFFVILTCSILVALFTPRVYRATSTILIEQQEIPLEYVMTTVTSFAEQRLQVINQRIMSATRLMAIIDEFGLYEDLKDTWTKEEIIEQMRDDIELSQVDVEVVDRRTGRPTIATIAFTLSYQGNDNPEKIYRVANVLASLYLEENIKVREKQVREASEFFEDELTRVKADLARMEDTIATFKEDHVNELPELFQVNMQSINNVELNIERTLARLSSLKEREGELQIQLASVDPILEDKRRLEELQDKLLHLQTTFSKEYPDVILLRAEITELEEQLEQKLSDKEAVGRPDNPVYINFATQLSGIRTEIGSLERQMTEYEKQKNEFNRRLAATPAVQSQYQALLGERDNTRTKYDDLMGKYMEANVAKGLEREHKGERFTLIDPAVVPEKPYKPNVWMIIFIGVVVGGITGVGLAVFREQTDPSIWNIDSLTSLTDIPVLAMIPQIVTQEDAKHYKTRKLNLGLAVLVIGVCSLLLVHFLVMDIDIVMAKFMRRVAI